The genomic interval GAAGACACGGGCCCACGACCCTTCAGGCTCACGCGGGGCGCCTCGCATCACGTACGCGGGGACGCGCCGGAAACGGACGATGCGTTCGCGGAAGGCGCGCGCGGGCCCCCATGCTCAGCCGCCGGTCGCCGTGGTCGCCGGTGCCTCGCCCTCGCGGGCGTTCAACGCAAGCTTCAAGATTTGGCTCGCCTTGAAGGTGAGCACGCGGCGCTCGCTGATCTTGATCGGGTCGCCGGTCTGCGGGTTCCGACCTGGGCGCTGGCGCTTGTCGCGGAGGACGAAGTTCCCGAACCCGCTGACCTTGATCTTCTCGCCGCGCCCCAAGGTCTCTTTCATCATCTCGAAGACGAGATCGACCATATCGGCGGACTCTTTCCTCGAGAACCCACCCACCTTGGCGTACAGCGCTTGGACGATTTCGGCTTTCGTCATGATAGCCCCCTCCTTGCCCCGCCACGCGGCCGGGCGGTGCTGAGGGGCGGTCACGAAGACGGACCACCCCGGGTAACACCCCAGGATTAAGGCACTTTTCTCCGACGGCGCCAAGCCCCAAAATTCGATTTCTTCGTCATAATTCGGTGGCTTACGAAATTCGAAACGGTCCGCGTGACGTCGCGCCGCTGCGTTCGAAACACGTCGGGCCTGCCACTCGCGCGCGCGCTCGGCGTGCGGAGGGCAGGCCCGGGGAACGGGCGCTCAGGCCGCGAGCTCTTCCTGCGAGGCGGCGGGCGGCGGGACGCTCTCGAGCGAAGCGGGCATCATGCCGGCCTCGTACGCGGCGAGGGCGGCGCGGCGGCGTGCGGCCTGCTCGGTGGCGACGAGCAGCGCGACGTAGCCGTACCCGAAGGTGAAGAGCATCGCGAAGGGCATCGCGAACCAGTGGCCGGTGTGGAGCGAGGCGAGCACCGACACGAGGCTGTAGGCCGAGAGCACGAGCTCGGTCATCGGGAGGTCGGCGCGGGCGTGGTAGCGCTGGCCGGCCTTCACGAGGTCGCCCGCCTTGGGCGTGCGCACGAACTCGCCCGCCATCGAGCGGAGACCCTCGAAGACGGCCTTCGTGAGGTGGGGCGCGAGACCGCAGCCGAGCGCGAGCAGGGCGGGGAGGCTCTTCAGCGCCTCGCGACGCGAGCGGCCCTGGGCCGACATCGCCATCGCGTAGAACGCCGCGAGCGACCCGGTCGTGCCGATGCAGAGCGGGAGGTCGATGAGGAACATGGTGCGAACGTCGGTCGCGGGCATGAGGAGCAGCGCGGGCAAGAGGAGCACGCTGAGGAGCACCATGAGCGGGTACGCGAAGTGCGGCGTCATGTGGAAGAAGCCCTCGATGCGCTGCATCACCGTGAGGTGCGAGGCCGTGAGGAGCCGCTTCATGAGCTTGCGCGAGGTCTGCACCGTGCCCTTGGCCCAGCGGAACTGCTGCGCGCGGAAGGCGCTCACGTCCTCGGGGAGCTCGGCGGGGGTGACCACGTCCTCGCGGTAGCCGAACTTCCAGCCGGCCATCTGGGCGCGGTAGCTCAGGTCGAGGTCCTCGGTGAGCGTGTCGTGCTCCCAGCCGCCCGCGTCCTTGATGGCCTCGCGGCGCCACATACCGCCGGTACCCGAGAAGTTGAAGAGCCAGCCGGCGGCCGCGCGCGCGCGGTTCTCGACGAGGTGGTGGCCGTCGAGCATGAGGGCCTGGACGCGCGTGAGGAGCGACACCTCGCGGTTCAGGTGACCCCAGCGGGCCTGCACCATGCCGACCTTCGGATCGGCGACGAAGTGCGGGACGAGGGCGCGGAGGAAGTCGGGCTGGGGGATGAAGTCGGCGTCGAAGATCGCGATGAGCTCGCCCTTCGCGACCGTGAGGCCCGCGTCGAGCGCGCCGGCCTTGTAGCCCGTGCGATCGACACGGTGGATGTAGCGGATGTCGAGCCCACCTTCGGCGAGCTTGCGGACGTGGTCGATGACGAGCATGCGGGTCTCGTCGGTCGAGTCGTCGAGGACTTGGACCTCGAGCAGCTCGCGCGGGTAGTCGAGCGTGGCGACGGCGTCGAGGAGGCGCGTGGCGACGGTGGCCTCGTTGTAGAGCGGGAGCTGCACCGTCACCGCGGGGAGGCCGTCGGCGGACGGGCGCTCCGGCAGCGACGGGACCCCGGCCTTCATGGCGCGGAGCTTCTTCGCGAGGCGAAGGCACGTGATGACGAGGTGCGACCTGTGGAGGCCGTACATCGACAAGAGGCCCAGGACGGTGAAGTAGGCGACACACAAGGCGACGTGCATGGCAGGAACCAAAGCACTCGCCCCCCCGGGAGTTGTCATGGACTTGTAAATCGTCGTACACCTTTGTTGCGAAGCGTCATGGCTTTTCGCAATGATTCAAAGGTGTTGCGTATGTAGACGGGCACCCGTGGCCCGTGTGACACCCGTCGCCGACCCCCCGCGTCAAGGGATCGGCGTGGTGTTTCCCACCTCTGAGGAGAGGTGCGCTCAGCGAGGGACCGGCGAGGCCGCCCTTCAGGCCAGGTGGCCGACGGCCGCGCAGGCCTCGTCGGCAAGGGCTCCGCTCGCGACGAGCTCGGCGACGGCCTCGATGTCACGGTAGAGCGGCCGGTCGCCCGTCATCGGGGCGACGACCTTTCGAATCGTGGCGAGGGCGGCGCGCACACCTCGGCTCGGGCGGAGCGGGGCGCGCTGATCGACCCCTGCGGCCGCCGTCATGAGCTCGATGGCGAGCGTGTTGCGGGTGTTCTTGACGACCATCGCGAGCTTGCGCGCGCTGACGCTGCCCATGCTCACGTGGTCTTCTTTGCCGGCGGAAGAGGGGATGCTGTCGACGCTCGCGGGGTGGCAGAGCACCTTGTTCTCGCTCACGAGGGACGCCGCCGCCACTTGCGCGATCATGAAGCCCGAGTGGAGGCCCGAGCCGGCCGCGAGGAAGGGCGTGAGGCCCGTGGAGAGCGCCGGGTTCACGAGCTGCTCGACGCGCCGCTCGCTGATGTTGCCGAGCTCGGCCACGGCCATGGCCACGAGGTCGAGCGCGAGGGCGAGGGGCTGCCCGTGGAAGTTGCCGCCGCTCAGGATCTCGGTCCCGTCGCGGCCGAGGAACACGCTCGGGTTGTCGGTCACCGAGCTCACCTCACGCTCGAGCACCCCGCGGACCCACCCGAGGGCGTCGCGCGTGGCCCCGTGCACTTGGGGCATGCAGCGCAGCGAGTAGGCGTCTTGGACCTTGCCGCAGTCTTTGTGGGACGCGGCGATCTCGCTGTCGGCGAGGAGGGCGCGCAGGTTCTTCGACACGACGGCTTGGCCGGGGTGAGGACGGGCGAAGTGGAGGCGCTCGTCGAACGGCGTCGTCGACCCCTTGAGGGCCTCGAGGCTCACCGAGCCGGCGATGTCGGCGGCTGTCGCGAGCCGCTCGGCGTCGAGGAGCGCGAGCGTGCCGAGGGAGGCCATGTACTGGGTGCCATTGATGAGCGCGAGGCCCTCTTTCGCCTCGAGCTCGATCGGCGAAATCCCACATGATTTCATGGCCTCGGCCCCCGACACGAGGGGGCCTTCGCCCACGCGGGCCTCGCCCTCTCCGATGAGCACGAGGGAGAGGTGTGCGAGAGGCGCGAGGTCTCCGGAGGCGCCGACCGACCCCTGCGCGGGGATGCGCGGTGTCACGCCGCGGTTCAGCATCTCGACGAGGGTGTCGAGCACGAGCGGGCGCACGCCGGAGTGCCCGAGGGCGAGCACCTGGGCGCGGAGCAGCATGATGCCGCGCACCTCGGGGGTGGGCAGGTCCTCGCCGATGCCGGTCGCGTGGGAGCGCACGAGGTTCTGCTGGAGGGCGCGTACGTCGGTCGCCGAGATGCGCGTCTCGGAGAGCGCCCCGAAGCCGGTGTTGACGCCGTACACGTTGCGCGCGGCGTCTCCGGCGGCGGTGATCTCGTCGATGGCGGCGCGGGAGGCCTCGACCTTCTTCCGGGCCTCGGGGTCGACCGTGACGGCGCGCCCACGACGGGCCACCTCCTCGAGCGACTCGAGCGAGATGGGGAGACCGAGGACGACGGGCGGACCGCTCATGCTCATGGGCGCGGCTTAGCCGGCCTCGTGCCGCCGAGTAAAGGAGATCCGCCCTCGGCGCTTCAGCCGCCGGGGGACGGAACGATCGTGTGCTCGTGGAGGACCTTTCCCGTCCCCGAAACGAAGGTGACCGTGAGGGCGTGCGACCCTCGGGCGATCGTGACGAGGCCGAAGCTCTGCCGCCCCGCCCATGGCCCCGAGCCGGAGGTCTCGGGCTCCTCGACCCGAAAGAGCACCTCGGGCCCGAACGTGCCGTCCTTGGCCTTCGGGGGGAAGCTCTTCGCGTGAAGGGGGCCCGCGATGCACTCGTGGAACGGGTAGAAATCGGTGTGGGCGGCGTGGGCCGGGTCGAAGCGATGGAGCGCCGCGTAGTGCACGTCGGCCGTGAGAAAGAGCAGGTTCTTCACGCCGGCCGCCCGGAGCGCCGAGAGCAGGCGCGCGATCTCCTTCTCACGCCCTCGCGGGGGCCCGTCGCCTTGGCCTATGCCGTCGAAGGTGCGCGGCACGCCCCCGGGCCCGTAGTCGTGCGGGAGGACGAGCCCGATGGGCATGTCGGTCGTCACGATCTTCCACGTGGACCTCGAGCGCGTGAGGCGGTCGATGAGCCAGCCGAGCTGCGCCTCACCGAAGAACGCGGAGCCCTCGGGCTCGTCGTTCGGGCCGTCGGGGCTCCTGTAGCTTCGCCCGTCGAGGAAGAAGAGCTCGGCGCCCGGTCCCCACACGACGCTCCGGTAGAGCGCGGGGCTCGGCCGGAAGGGGACGTGCTCGTGCATGGCCCGGGAGGCGCGAGCCATGAGGACGCTCGCGTCGCGCTCGGTGTAGCGCTCGTCGGTGCCGCGCTGGCCGGGCCAGAAGTCGTTCCAGACCTCGTGGTCGTCCCAAATCGCGAAGAGGGGCACGTCCGCGGCGAGCTTGCGCACGTTCTCGCACAAAAAGGGGTAGGCGAACGCGTCGCGAAAATCTTGAAGAGATTCGGCGACATGGGACTTTCCTGGGGTGACCAGGTTCTTCCACACGGTGCCGTCCGGGAGGGGGACCTCCGGGGACAGGGGGCCGTCGGCGTAGATGAGATCGCCTGCGTGCACGAAGAGCTCGGGCTCCGCGGCATGGACGGCGCGGTAGCTCGCGAGCCCGCCGCGCGTGACGTCGATGCCGAAGCCCTGGCCGACCGTGTCGCCGGACCACGCGAAGCGAATCTCTCGGTCGAGCGTCGGGGGAGGGGCGGTGCGGGTCGCTCCGAACGTGTACGCGCGGCTCGACTCTCCGAACGTCGCGCGGAAACGGAGCTTCTCGCCGCTCGGCAGGCCGTCGCAGAGCACCTGCGCGGTGAAGTCCCGCTCCGGGCCGGCGACCGGCCCGAAAAACCTCTTCGCCCGCGCGAACGAAGGGTCGCTCGCGGTCGTGACGTCGACCACGAGGCGCTCTCCGGCGCTCTCGGGCTCGGCGCGCGCCCAGAGGACGGCCGAGCTCGCGT from Myxococcales bacterium carries:
- a CDS encoding integration host factor subunit alpha; this encodes MTKAEIVQALYAKVGGFSRKESADMVDLVFEMMKETLGRGEKIKVSGFGNFVLRDKRQRPGRNPQTGDPIKISERRVLTFKASQILKLALNAREGEAPATTATGG
- a CDS encoding glycosyltransferase — its product is MTTPGGASALVPAMHVALCVAYFTVLGLLSMYGLHRSHLVITCLRLAKKLRAMKAGVPSLPERPSADGLPAVTVQLPLYNEATVATRLLDAVATLDYPRELLEVQVLDDSTDETRMLVIDHVRKLAEGGLDIRYIHRVDRTGYKAGALDAGLTVAKGELIAIFDADFIPQPDFLRALVPHFVADPKVGMVQARWGHLNREVSLLTRVQALMLDGHHLVENRARAAAGWLFNFSGTGGMWRREAIKDAGGWEHDTLTEDLDLSYRAQMAGWKFGYREDVVTPAELPEDVSAFRAQQFRWAKGTVQTSRKLMKRLLTASHLTVMQRIEGFFHMTPHFAYPLMVLLSVLLLPALLLMPATDVRTMFLIDLPLCIGTTGSLAAFYAMAMSAQGRSRREALKSLPALLALGCGLAPHLTKAVFEGLRSMAGEFVRTPKAGDLVKAGQRYHARADLPMTELVLSAYSLVSVLASLHTGHWFAMPFAMLFTFGYGYVALLVATEQAARRRAALAAYEAGMMPASLESVPPPAASQEELAA
- the hutH gene encoding histidine ammonia-lyase, encoding MSGPPVVLGLPISLESLEEVARRGRAVTVDPEARKKVEASRAAIDEITAAGDAARNVYGVNTGFGALSETRISATDVRALQQNLVRSHATGIGEDLPTPEVRGIMLLRAQVLALGHSGVRPLVLDTLVEMLNRGVTPRIPAQGSVGASGDLAPLAHLSLVLIGEGEARVGEGPLVSGAEAMKSCGISPIELEAKEGLALINGTQYMASLGTLALLDAERLATAADIAGSVSLEALKGSTTPFDERLHFARPHPGQAVVSKNLRALLADSEIAASHKDCGKVQDAYSLRCMPQVHGATRDALGWVRGVLEREVSSVTDNPSVFLGRDGTEILSGGNFHGQPLALALDLVAMAVAELGNISERRVEQLVNPALSTGLTPFLAAGSGLHSGFMIAQVAAASLVSENKVLCHPASVDSIPSSAGKEDHVSMGSVSARKLAMVVKNTRNTLAIELMTAAAGVDQRAPLRPSRGVRAALATIRKVVAPMTGDRPLYRDIEAVAELVASGALADEACAAVGHLA
- a CDS encoding alkaline phosphatase D family protein, translated to MRPAARARTAAGFSPRAVQSGDVDASSAVLWARAEPESAGERLVVDVTTASDPSFARAKRFFGPVAGPERDFTAQVLCDGLPSGEKLRFRATFGESSRAYTFGATRTAPPPTLDREIRFAWSGDTVGQGFGIDVTRGGLASYRAVHAAEPELFVHAGDLIYADGPLSPEVPLPDGTVWKNLVTPGKSHVAESLQDFRDAFAYPFLCENVRKLAADVPLFAIWDDHEVWNDFWPGQRGTDERYTERDASVLMARASRAMHEHVPFRPSPALYRSVVWGPGAELFFLDGRSYRSPDGPNDEPEGSAFFGEAQLGWLIDRLTRSRSTWKIVTTDMPIGLVLPHDYGPGGVPRTFDGIGQGDGPPRGREKEIARLLSALRAAGVKNLLFLTADVHYAALHRFDPAHAAHTDFYPFHECIAGPLHAKSFPPKAKDGTFGPEVLFRVEEPETSGSGPWAGRQSFGLVTIARGSHALTVTFVSGTGKVLHEHTIVPSPGG